The Daucus carota subsp. sativus chromosome 9, DH1 v3.0, whole genome shotgun sequence genome window below encodes:
- the LOC135149638 gene encoding cytosolic sulfotransferase 5-like — protein MKTSPISLEDAFDLYCKGISPGGPIWDQILGYWKESLVKPHKVLFMRYEDMKKEPQFQLRRLAHFLGKPFSQDDENLCLPDQIISLCSFDSIRKLEVNKAKNAAQGFSNAAFFRNGVVGDWKNYLSADMSSRLDQITEEKFRGSGLSI, from the coding sequence ATGAAAACCTCTCCCATCTCTTTGGAAGACGCCTTTGATTTGTACTGTAAGGGAATCAGTCCTGGTGGACCGATTTGGGATCAAATTTTGGGATATTGGAAAGAAAGCTTGGTAAAGCCACATAAGGTGCTGTTTATGAGGTATGAGGATATGAAGAAAGAGCCTCAGTTTCAGCTGCGGCGTCTTGCACATTTTCTTGGAAAACCCTTCTCCCAAGACGACGAAAATTTATGTTTGCCTGATCAAATTATAAGTTTGTGCAGTTTTGACAGCATTAGGAAGCTAGAGGTAAATAAAGCTAAAAACGCCGCACAGGGTTTTAGCAATGCTGCATTTTTCCGGAATGGTGTGGTTGGAGActggaaaaattatttatctgCAGATATGTCTTCTAGGCTAGACCAAATTACAGAAGAAAAATTCCGGGGTTCTGGATTATCAATCTAA
- the LOC108201513 gene encoding uncharacterized protein LOC108201513 → MRIKNQDQAKSPGGSLYKIVDSDALYAAAIARDADAIAALEMHAGKRNRREETILHTESRKGKTEHVRFILREFPDKNLLVKLSTVKWTALHLASSEGHTEVVAILIDAATHLLPPSPHDDNTDDDNPVTSFQAFLRQADKWLETALYRAVEKGHAPIVKLLVEADPRDKHIQNERGRTPMYVAVERGYNDIVEIISTTCTAPSLNGPDGSAVMRIKNQDQAKSPGGSLYKIVDNDALYAAAIARDADAIAALEMQADKRNKYEETILHTESRKGKTEHVRFILREFPDKNLLVKLQNRKGTALHVALYAGHTEVAEILVNAATHLLPTTFQAFLRQADDKMDTALHAAVQMKNVALVELLVEADPSDSHTQNSQGETPIYIAVERGYYDTAKMICTTCTAPTNLEVPSGSTTVLHILIKKAAQEEDTDAIENIDAIAEIILKPLKVVNNYLPGKSKMIRTDEEIILEPLTVEDNYLPEKSKMIELWDRTDEERCTILQLAVERNHLKIVNLILQAVESIVSAACSCSLMDVEPVIRTFMSIKSLSYKAMDKEHIDMFNSLTTAYEACKEQVPRIGNKVDRYKMWLISAICHRQEESVISILKEEFYLEHPVTFADNLGWTALHHAAYHEFDTVIHAIVEAQKRFRHSFVYQDMLSTPFQVAAAKGYTSTVICLMQSWPSSSSAYTVVDKNERSILHLAALQSKKEMIQGILKYCSQELKEEFVNKQDKNGDTPLHILIRRGCFIPELLKYEGLHLRVKNKRGWTAADMLYSEEKVIDDQVQIKLVIDGLHPSKDIFSNSVLPSIRMKEDKILHEQAKLKVQGKYAAMKGDTDAIATCFADAIAGDSISAAALKMKADKPNELKETILHVESKKGDIENVRLIVSEFANKSLLGKLDRSKQTALHLAAQHGHIQVVKALIDAARLLPSSSANDDSHNTVGSFQGFIRQANDPDLNTALHLAVLNGKVEIVKLLVEADPNASHVQNKEGKTPIYIAAENGYKDIIKEICTACRALSLDGPGGRTTALHALIENMDRGGEIDVIGMMVNRAKCWSTAQNASDADFRSLFSKKDKSERTVLQLAVERDDVNAVTLTLQEDPAYQRGGEKKRNDLMRLICKAIDNEYSPDIIKSLSETYKDGIIDHDPNHVLALILAIHKLDKESVLNLLEKAKTLVTFTEDNGWTPLHYAVYYEFDWILDAIIKAQNDLEHPFVLQEMEKTPFYLAVKHGYTSTLLRLMKLWPASSSTEGSLYTIRTQEDQNILHLAAAADSADKRKAAADNRKEMVQGILKYCPKMYKDDMLKQPDSNGDTPLHLIISQGCFIPELVKYEGLDTKTRNKQGFTPMDMLYVKDAIVEDQVNIKIALDEVQNDQSVWKRWFKRAEKETDIWKCNKTTPGKRKNKDVKFEVEKKDLEQKMHKQRREDLERYKTRTNTQILVTALITTVTFTVGFTMPGGLHQSGEVGEGLVVLSRRRAFNIFMMSDALTLLMSTSSLFLYFLESMNDDLHQVSLLNTSSTVLNILSIMGMMLTFISGTYVVLSDSPALAIAVCITGSLFFFLIPFLWIIKRAYNQFS, encoded by the exons ATGCGTATTAAGAATCAGGACCAAG ctaAGAGCCCTGGTGGAAGCCTCTACAAAATTGTGGATAGTGATGCTCTGTATGCGGCTGCCATAGCCAGAGATGCTGATGCCATAGCTGCATTGGAGATGCATGCTGGTAAACGGAACAGACGCGAAGAAACTATCCTTCACACAGAGTCCagaaaaggaaaaacagaacacGTGCGATTTATATTAAGGGAGTTTCCGGACAAAAACCTTCTGGTCAAGCTTAGCACAGTTAAATGGACTGCACTTCACTTGGCATCGTCTGAAGGACACACAGAAGTGGTTGCGATCCTCATTGATGCTGCTACACATTTACTGCCTCCTTCTCCACATGATGATAATACTGATGATGATAATCCAGTTACTTCATTCCAAGCTTTCCTTAGGCAAGCTGATAAATGGTTGGAAACTGCCTTATACAGAGCAGTTGAGAAAGGTCACGCTCCTATTGTTAAGCTATTAGTAGAGGCCGACCCAAGAGATAAACATATTCAAAATGAACGAGGCAGAACACCAATGTACGTAGCTGTTGAAAGAGGGTACAATGATATAGTAGAGATAATCTCTACAACTTGCACAGCTCCGTCTTTGAATGGACCAGATGGTAGTGCTGTTATGCGTATTAAGAATCAGGACCAAG ctAAGAGCCCTGGTGGAAGCCTCTACAAAATTGTGGATAATGATGCTCTGTATGCGGCTGCCATTGCTAGAGATGCTGATGCCATAGCTGCATTAGAGATGCAGGCAGATAAACGGAACAAATACGAAGAAACTATCCTTCACACAGAGTCCagaaaaggaaaaacagaacacGTGCGATTTATATTAAGGGAGTTTCCAGACAAAAACCTTCTGGTCAAGCTTCAAAATCGTAAAGGGACTGCACTTCACGTGGCATTGTATGCAGGACACACAGAAGTGGCTGAGATCCTCGTTAATGCTGCTACACATTTGCTGCCTACTACTTTTCAAGCTTTCCTTAGGCAAGCTGATGATAAAATGGACACTGCCTTGCACGCCGCAGTTCAGATGAAAAATGTGGCCCTCGTTGAGCTATTAGTGGAGGCCGATCCAAGTGATTCACATACACAGAACAGTCAAGGTGAAACACCAATCTACATAGCTGTCGAAAGAGGGTACTACGATACAGCGAAGATGATTTGTACAACTTGCACTGCTCCTACTAATTTGGAGGTTCCTAGTGGTAGCACCACTGTTTTACATATTCTTATCAAGAAGGCCGCCCAAG AAGAAGATACAGATGCTATTGAAAATATAGATGCTATTGCGGAAATCATCCTAAAACCCCTAAAAGTTGTTAATAATTATCTGCCTGGGAAGTCTAAGATGATTAGAACTGACGAGGAAATCATCCTAGAACCCCTAACAGTTGAAGATAATTATCTGCCTGAGAAGTCTAAGATGATTGAGCTCTGGGATAGAACTGACGAGGAGAGATGCACCATTTTGCAGTTGGCTGTAGAGAGAAATCATTTGAAGATTGTTAATTTAATATTGCAAGCCGTTGAATCAATAGTATCTGCGGCTTGTAGTTGTAGTTTGATGGATGTCGAGCCTGTAATTCGCACTTTCATGAGTATCAAGTCTTTGAGTTACAAAGCCATGGATAAAGAACACATTGATATGTTCAACTCACTCACCACAGCATATGAAGCATGCAAAGAGCAGGTCCCAAGGATTGGAAATAAAGTGGATAGATACAAAATGTGGTTGATTTCTGCTATTTGTCACCGCCAAGAAG aatcgGTAATTAGCATTTTGAAGGAGGAATTTTATCTTGAACACCCTGTAACCTTTGCCGACAATCTAGGATGGACGGCCCTTCATCATGCAGCATACCACGAATTTGATACAGTGATTCATGCTATAGTGGAAGCACAAAAAAGGTTCAGACACTCATTTGTATACCAAGATATGTTATCAACACCTTTTCAGGTAGCAGCAGCAAAAGGGTATACTTCTACGGTCATATGTCTTATGCAGTCATGGCCATCTTCGTCATCAGCATATACTGTTGTTGATAAAAATGAACGAAGTATACTACACTTAGCCGCATTGCAAAGTAAAAAAGAGATGATACAAggcattttaaaatattgttcgCAAGAGTTGAAGGAAGAGTTTGTCAATAAGCAGGATAAAAATGGTGATACACCACTTCACATTCTTATCAGGCGTGGTTGCTTTATTCCTGAACTCCTGAAATATGAAGGGCTTCATTTAAGGGTAAAAAACAAGAGAGGTTGGACTGCTGCTGATATGTTATATTCTGAAGAGAAAGTTATTGATGATCAG GTACAAATCAAACTTGTAATTGATGGTTTGCATCCATCAAaggatattttttcaaattctgTGTTGCCAAGTATACGAATGAAAGAAGATAAGATTCTTCATGAACAAGCAAAACTGAAGGTGCAAGGAAAGTACGCAGCAATGAAAGGAGATACTGATGCCATTGCCACTTGTTTTGCCGATGCCATTGCTGGAGATTCTATTTCCGCAGCAGCATTGAAGATGAAAGCAGATAAACCGAATGAATTGAAAGAGACTATCCTTCACGTTGAATCAAAAAAGGGAGATATAGAAAACGTGCGACTCATTGTGAGTGAGTTTGCAAACAAAAGCCTTTTGGGGAAGCTGGATAGATCGAAACAAACTGCACTTCACCTTGCAGCACAACACGGACATATTCAAGTGGTTAAAGCTCTCATTGATGCAGCTAGACTTTTGCCTTCTTCTTCAGCGAATGATGATTCCCATAATACAGTCGGTTCTTTTCAGGGTTTTATTAGGCAAGCTAATGATCCAGACCTGAACACCGCATTACACCTTGCAGTGCTTAATGGAAAAGTGGAAATAGTTAAGCTCTTGGTAGAGGCAGATCCAAATGCTAGCCATGTTCAAAATAAAGAAGGCAAAACTCCAATCTATATAGCTGCGGAAAATGGGTACAAAGATATAATAAAGGAGATCTGTACAGCTTGCAGAGCTCTGTCTTTAGATGGTCCGGGTGGGAGGACAACTGCTTTGCATGCTCTTATTGAGAATATGGACAGAG GAGGAGAGATCGATGTCATTGGGATGATGGTTAACAGAGCCAAATGTTGGAGTACTGCTCAGAATGCATCAGATGCTGATTTTAGATCATTATTTAGTAAAAAAGACAAGTCAGAAAGAACTGTCTTACAACTGGCAGTGGAAAGAGATGATGTGAATGCTGTTACACTGACACTACAAGAAGATCCGGCCTATCAACGTGGTggtgaaaagaaaagaaatgatctGATGCGTTTAATCTGCAAGGCCATTGATAACGAGTATAGTCCTGATATTATCAAGTCACTTTCTGAAACTTACAAAGATGGAATAATCGACCATGATCCTAACCACGTGCTTGCTTTAATCCTTGCGATTCATAAGCTTGATAAAG AATCTGTACTAAATCTCTTGGAGAAGGCCAAAACACTTGTAACTTTTACTGAAGATAATGGGTGGACACCTCTTCACTATGCAGTATATTACGAATTTGATTGGATACTTGATGCCATAATAAAAGCACAAAACGATTTGGAACACCCATTTGTGTTACAAGAGATGGAAAAAACGCCATTTTATTTAGCTGTCAAACATGGATATACTTCAACGTTGTTACGACTTATGAAATTATGGCCAGCTTCATCTTCTACTGAGGGCTCTCTATACACAATACGTACTCAAGAAgatcaaaatatattacatttggCAGCTGCGGCTGATTCTGCTGATAAAAGAAAAGCTGCTGCTGATAACAGAAAAGAGATGGTACAAGGTATTCTCAAATATTGTCCGAAAATGTACAAGGACGATATGTTGAAACAACCAGATAGCAACGGTGATACTCCTCTCCATCTCATTATCTCCCAAGGTTGTTTTATCCCCGAACTAGTAAAATATGAAGGACTTGAtacaaaaacaagaaacaaGCAAGGCTTTACTCCTATGGACATGCTGTATGTTAAAGATGCCATTGTTGAAGATCAG GTGAATATTAAAATTGCCCTCGACGAAGTCCAGAATGATCAATCAGTTTGGAAGCGTTGGTTTAAACGAGCAGAGAAGGAAACAGATATTTGGAAATGTAATAAAACCACCCCAGGTAAACGAAAGAATAAAGATGTTAAATTTGAGGTAGAGAAAAAAGATTTAGAGCAAAAAATGCATAAACAGAGGAGAGAAGATCTAGAAAGATATAAAACGAGGACCAACACCCAGATATTAGTTACTGCCCTTATAACGACAGTAACTTTTACAGTAGGATTCACGATGCCAGGTGGTCTCCATCAAAGTGGAGAGGTTGGAGAAGGTTTGGTTGTTCTGTCTAGAAGGAGAGCTTTTAACATCTTCATGATGTCAGATGCATTAACTCTGCTAATGTCAACGTCTTCATTGTTCTTATACTTCCTTGAATCAATGAATGATGATCTCCACCAAGTTTCACTACTCAATACCTCATCAACCGTGCTCAACATTCTTTCTATTATGGGGATGATGTTGACCTTCATTTCAGGAACATACGTGGTCTTATCCGACTCCCCGGCTCTAGCCATTGCTGTGTGCATTACTGGTTCCctcttcttttttcttattcCTTTTCTGTGGATTATCAAGAGAGCATATAATCAATTTTCTTaa
- the LOC135149637 gene encoding uncharacterized protein LOC135149637 gives MDLDTLFDAAMAGDAHAIAELEMKADTLFEYEEIILHLQSEKGNTERVRFILSEFPHKNLLTKLSRDKRSLLHWAIYTGRTEVAEVIIDAARHLPPPSDNDNNPVTSFQAFLRQGDEDNNTALHAAVTEGNLAIVKLLVEADPTDTHIQNNMGRTPMYIAVEKGLHDIEEIISTTCTAPSLLGPHWGAVQRIENVDRAKSPGGSLYKIMNKDALYAAAIARDADAIAALEMHADKQNQYNKETILHTDSREGKTEHVQFILREFPDKNLLVKLNNYKQTALHLALSDGHTEVAEILINAATDLLPPSPHDDNTDDDDDNPVISLQAFLRQANKWLETALSIAVENGYAPIVKLLVEADPSDKHIQNDRDRTPLYIAVEQGYNDIVEIISYNLHSSVFEWTRW, from the exons ATGGATTTGGATACTCTCTTCGATGCTGCCATGGCAGGAGATGCTCATGCCATTGCTGAATTGGAGATGAAAGCTGATACACTGTTCGAATATGAAGAAATTATCCTTCACCTGCAATCAGAGAAGGGAAATACGGAACGTGTGAGATTCATTTTGAGTGAATTTCCACACAAAAATCTTTTGACGAAGCTGAGTAGAGATAAGCGTTCATTACTTCACTGGGCAATTTATACTGGACGAACTGAAGTGGCTGAGGTCATCATTGATGCAGCTCGCCATTTGCCTCCTCCTTCAGATAATGATAATAATCCAGTTACTTCTTTTCAAGCTTTTCTCAGGCAAGGTGATGAAGATAACAACACAGCTTTACATGCAGCAGTCACAGAAGGAAACCTCGCTATTGTTAAGCTACTAGTAGAGGCCGACCCGACTGATACACATATTCAAAACAATATGGGCAGAACACCAATGTATATAGCTGTGGAAAAAGGGCTCCACGATATAGAAGAGATTATCTCTACAACTTGCACTGCTCCATCTTTACTCGGACCTCATTGGGGTGCTGTTCAGCGTATTGAAAATGTGGACCGAG ctAAGAGCCCTGGTGGAAGCCTCtacaaaattatgaataaaGATGCTCTGTATGCGGCTGCCATTGCTAGAGATGCTGATGCCATAGCTGCATTGGAGATGCATGCTGATAAACAGAACCAATATAACAAAGAAACTATCCTTCACACAGATTCCAGagaaggaaaaacagaacacGTGCAATTTATATTAAGGGAGTTTCCAGACAAAAACCTTCTGGTCAAGCTCAACAATTATAAACAGACTGCACTTCACTTGGCTTTGTCTGACGGACACACTGAAGTGGCCGAGATCCTCATTAATGCTGCTACAGATTTACTGCCTCCTTCTCCACATGATGataatactgatgatgatgatgataatccaGTTATTTCACTCCAAGCTTTCCTTAGGCAAGCTAATAAATGGTTGGAAACGGCCTTATCCATAGCAGTTGAGAACGGTTACGCTCCTATTGTTAAGCTATTAGTAGAGGCCGACCCAAGTGATAAACATATTCAAAATGATCGAGACAGAACACCACTGTACATAGCTGTTGAACAAGGGTACAATGATATAGTAGAGATAATCTCGTACAACTTGCACAGCTCCGTCTTTGAATGGACCAGATGGTAG
- the LOC108200665 gene encoding uncharacterized protein LOC108200665 — MGSLGGYLQRPFLAASAVAIASVYTDLFEKLRPSKLLNIDFSPDQRTSTSHSCTQVHSSRVSQLSDSKLSDLSFVAKIRLPVPNIRGLVQFTSRGPVTNFLFSSVVSSSVLLNIYNSAELAKAKPTAYTHDFPIPSSSSDDELYRWHLPEPYTIDVSGNSKCSLAKSRTVVVLLGWLGAKQKHLRKYAEYYTTRGFHVITFTFPMSEIVSYKAGGKAEEHVDFLVNHLSDCLEEELEKNFVFHTFSNTGWLTYGVILEKFQQMDYTLRERIKGCIIDSAPVASPDPQVWASGFSAAFLKKQIVVAKQDKNTKVPCRTYVSEESKPPFKEAALHVILQKVFEVVLRLPPVNGRLTSLMDQLKSGQPRCPQLYIYSTADKVIPAESVESFIAEQRRIGHQVRACNFISTPHVDHMRNYPEFYATQLTEFLEDYVLTCCKQDHGH; from the exons ATGGGTTCTTTAGGAGGATACCTGCAAAGACCGTTTCTTGCAGCTTCTGCTGTTGCTATAGCTTCTGTCTATACTGATCTTTTTGAGAAATTGAGGCCTTCaaagttattaaatattgaCTTTTCACCCGACCAACGAACTTCTACTTCACATTCATGTACTCAAGTACATTCTTCAAGGGTGTCTCAATTGTCGGATTCCAAGTTGTCTGACTTATCTTTTGTAGCCAAGATTAGACTCCCTGTTCCTAATATACGAGGCCTGGTTCAATTTACAAGTCGAGGTCCTGTTACAAACTTTTTGTTTTCTTCTGTTGTCTCTTCCTCTGTCTTGCTCAATATATATAACTCTGCCGAGTTAGCCAAAGCTAAGCCAACTGCATATACACATGACTTCCCAATACCTTCATCATCCTCAGATGACGAATTGTATAGATGGCATTTACCAGAGCCATATACCATTGATGTATCTGGGAATTCAAAATGTTCATTGGCCAAGTCTAGGACAGTAGTTGTTTTGCTTGGATGGTTAGGCGCAAAGCAGAAGCATCTGAGAAAATATGCAGAGTATTATACCACAAGAGGATTTCATGTGATTACCTTTACTTTCCCCATGTCTGAGATTGTAAGCTACAAAGCTGGTGGGAAAGCTGAAGAGCATGTAGATTTTCTTGTGAATCACCTCTCTGATTGCTTGGAAGAGGAGCTTGAAAAGAATTTTGTGTTTCACACTTTTAGCAACACAGGGTGGTTAAC ATATGGAGTTATTCTAGAAAAGTTTCAACAGATGGATTATACTTTGAGAGAGAGGATTAAAGGCTGTATCATTGATTCAGCTCCTGTAGCATCCCCTGATCCACAG GTATGGGCTTCAGGTTTCTCTGCTGCTTTTTTGAAAAAGCAAATTGTAGTAGCAAAACAAGACAAAAATACAAAAGTACCATGTAGAACCTATGTTTCTGAGGAATCCAAACCACCGTTCAAGGAAGCAGCTTTGCATGTCATATTACAGAAGGTTTTTGAGGTAGTCTTGAGACTTCCTCCGGTGAATGG GAGGCTAACTTCTTTAATGGATCAACTGAAGTCTGGACAACCGAGATGTCCACAGTTATACATCTACAGCACTGCAGATAAAGTTATTCCTGCAGAATCTGTGGAGTCTTTCATAGCTGAGCAGCGGAGGATTGGACATCAAGTCCGGGCTTGCAACTTCATCTCTACGCCACACGTTGATCATATGAGAAATTATCCAGAGTTCTACGCAACACAGCTCACCGAATTCTTGGAGGATTATGTGCTCACTTGTTGCAAACAAGATCATGGACACTGA
- the LOC108200666 gene encoding cytosolic sulfotransferase 13 has product MYYGPIMDQPLHQQVNDENFHSQEFKDLLSSLPKERGLAPTYSYQYQGFWYSPLALRGVTNCQKHFHPRENDIFLVTAPKSGTTWLKAILYTLINREAYPPQTPSHPLLSKTPHQLVPFFETLDPSEYDAVCNSSDSRTRIFATHIPVDSLPRFFTDDSTSSNCKIVYLCRDIKDNFVSLFHFANKVNMRPSPISLADAFELFCKGISAVGPIWDQILGYWKESLEKPHKVLFMRYEEMTNEPRFQLRRLAHFLGKPFSLEEENTGVLDQIISLCSFDTMSKLEVNSTGILKHGISNSSFFRNGLVGDGKKYLTADMASRLDQITEEKFHGSGLSF; this is encoded by the coding sequence ATGTACTATGGTCCTATTATGGATCAACCTCTCCACCAGCAGGTCAACGATGAGAATTTCCACAGCCAAGAATTTAAGGATCTCCTTTCATCCTTACCGAAAGAGAGAGGCTTAGCTCCAACCTACTCGTATCAATACCAAGGATTCTGGTACTCGCCTTTAGCTTTGCGAGGTGTTACTAACTGTCAAAAGCATTTTCATCCTCGCGAAAATGATATATTCCTTGTTACTGCCCCTAAATCCGGCACCACCTGGTTAAAAGCCATTCTCTATACGTTGATCAACCGTGAAGCCTACCCTCCACAGACTCCTAGCCATCCTTTGCTTAGCAAAACGCCTCATCAGCTCGTTCCTTTTTTTGAAACACTTGATCCCTCTGAATATGATGCAGTTTGCAATTCCTCAGACAGCAGGACTAGGATCTTTGCTACTCATATTCCAGTAGATAGCCTCCCAAGATTCTTTACGGATGACTCTACCTCATCAAACTGCAAAATCGTTTACCTTTGCAGGGACATAAAAGACAACTTTGTTTCCCTCTTTCACTTTGCCAACAAGGTCAACATGAGGCCGTCTCCCATTTCATTGGCAGATGCCTTCGAGTTGTTCTGCAAGGGAATTAGTGCAGTTGGACCGATATGGGATCAGATCTTGGGATACTGGAAAGAGAGCCTGGAAAAGCCACATAAGGTGCTTTTCATGAGGTATGAGGAGATGACAAATGAGCCCCGGTTTCAGCTCAGGCGTCTTGCGCATTTTCTTGGGAAACCTTTCTCTTTAGAGGAAGAAAACACGGGTGTTCTTGATCAAATCATCAGTTTGTGTAGTTTTGACACTATGAGCAAACTAGAGGTTAATAGCactgggattttgaagcatggTATAAGCAATAGTTCATTTTTTCGGAATGGCTTGGTTGGAGACGGCAAAAAATATCTAACTGCAGATATGGCTTCTAGGTTAGACCAAATTACAGAAGAAAAATTTCATGGTTCCGGGCTATCTTTCTGA
- the LOC108201514 gene encoding uncharacterized protein LOC108201514: MAFGRGRKRPHEQISRSESDQDIEENQYEEPNPTEETPTDGDEPNPALKPLLSEVEFQAKATGKNPGGAKKWICKHCKKGFTSSYTRIHYHFLGAPPGKKAQIQRCPVLMTNKGELERVRKIVADAEDKGISPSLKSSTIGNSMKASPNEKNIADSFRSMERHSVDLLVEKALCANGIPFNVLRSPDFVEMVRGINHAPKDYKLPSYDKARTTLLDECKRDIEKKLLPLKDTWYTHGVSIISDGWANIKHKPLLNVIVSNSRGSMFLYAENYEGVEKTGKEIAAFLLKAVEDIGPSYVLQVVTDNAANCKAAGREISKVHKHIFWSPCVAHTLNLIFKDIAEKFTWMRDTYKRAKEIVNFFNNHSHALAMFRTRSELELLKVAKTRFASHFTLLRRVNKCREALATTVVLTAWKEWVKKSEVGVRMLAEEIVATIGDEHFWEEVNNILAITKPIYLMVKFSDGEGPKMGEIYERMDCMLGEISDAMKNGEHANDHFQMQEILVNRWEKMNIPMHCLGFSLNPHYYDANYLRMEAPGGMPRRPPNHDLEVVNGVMAALERIGEDATETTLLRRQLSRFQVKEGIFGSPAARIDAVSMSPISWWSTYGSETPELADIAVKILAQPISSSSAERAWSTYSYIHNAKRNRLNATRADKLVFIHSNVRLLSRCSESYKQGSSRKWDVNPENTHLEESAIRLEDQNWE; encoded by the exons ATGGCTTTTGGAAGAGGAAGAAAACGTCCTCATGAACAAATCTCACGCAGTGAAAGTGATCAAGACATCGAGGAAAATCAGTATGAAGAACCAAATCCAACAGAGGAAACCCCAACCGACGGTGATGAGCCTAATCCAGCACTCAAACCCTTACTTTCAGAAGTTGAATTTCAGGCTAAGGCAACTGGAAAAAACCCCGGAGGAGCAAAAAAGTGGATTTGTAAGCACTGCAAAAAAGGTTTCACCAGTTCATACACAAGAATTCATTACCACTTTCTTGGTGCTCCACCTGGAAAAAAAGCACAGATTCAAAGATGCCCTGTTTTGATGACAAATAAGGGAGAGTTAGAAAGAGTAAGAAAAATAGTTGCTGATGCAGAAGACAAAGGCATTTCCCCAAGTCTCAAGTCATCTACAATCGGTAACTCAATGAAAGCTTCACCAAATGAGAAAAATATAGCAGATTCTTTTCGCTCGATGGAACGACATTCGGTAGACTTGCTTGTCGAGAAAGCATTGTGTGCCAATGGCATTCCCTTTAATGTCCTTAGAAGTCCAGACTTTGTTGAAATGGTGAGAGGAATCAACCATGCTCCCAAGGATTATAAACTGCCATCATATGACAAAGCAAGGACCACACTGCTTGATGAATGCAAAAGGGATAtcgaaaaaaaattgttgcCGCTGAAAGACACTTGGTACACTCATGGTGTCTCTATTATTTCTGATGGATGGGCCAATATAAAGCATAAACCACTTCTCAATGTCATTGTCTCCAATAGTCGTGGTTCTATGTTTTTATATGCTGAAAATTACGAAG GAGTAGAGAAAACTGGAAAAGAGATTGCAGCATTTTTGCTTAAAGCAGTGGAAGACATCGGGCCTTCGTATGTTCTCCAAGTTGTTACCGACAATGCTGCAAACTGTAAGGCAGCCGGAAGAGAGATTTCAAAGGTACATAAGCATATTTTTTGGTCCCCCTGCGTGGCACATACTCTTAATTTAATCTTTAAGGATATTGCCGAAAAGTTTACTTGGATGCGAGATACATATAAAAGGGCAAAAGAAATAgttaattttttcaataatcACTCACATGCCCTGGCAATGTTTAGAACACGTAGTGAACTTGAATTACTCAAAGTGGCCAAAACCAGATTTGCATCTCATTTTACTTTATTAAGGAGAGTAAACAAGTGTCGGGAAGCTCTGGCTACCACTGTGGTTTTAACTGCTTGGAAGGAATGGgttaaaaaaagtgaagtaggaGTAAGGATGCTTGCCGAAGAGATTGTTGCAACAATTGGAGATGAACACTTTTGGGAAGAGGTAAATAATATACTAGCCATAACCAAACCGATATATTTAATGGTTAAATTTTCTGATGGTGAGGGACCAAAAATGGGAGAGATATATGAGAGGATGGATTGCATGTTAGGAGAAATAAGTGATGCCATGAAAAATGGAGAGCATGCCAATGATCATTTTCAAATGCAAGAAATTTTAGTTAATCGTTGGGAGAAAATGAATATTCCTATGCATTGCTTGGGTTTTTCACTTAATCCCCATTATTATGATGCAAATTACTTGAGAATGGAAGCTCCGGGTGGTATGCCTAGGCGTCCTCCAAATCATGATTTAGAAGTTGTTAACGGGGTAATGGCAGCCTTAGAAAGAATTGGTGAAGATGCTACTGAAACAACACTTTTGCGTAGACAACTCTCGAGATTCCAAGTGAAAGAAGGAATTTTTGGATCACCGGCTGCGAGAATTGATGCTGTGTCCATGAGTCCAATTTCGTGGTGGTCAACATATGGTTCGGAAACTCCGGAATTGGCTGATATTGCAGTCAAGATTTTGGCACAACCAATCAGTAGTTCATCAGCGGAAAGAGCTTGGAGTACGTATTCATATATTCACAATGCAAAACGGAATCGGCTCAATGCTACAAGGGCTGATAAACTGGTATTCATTCATTCCAATGTCCGTCTTCTATCTCGTTGTTCCGAAAGCTATAAACAAGGGTCGTCAAGGAAATGGGATGTCAATCCAGAGAACACCCACTTGGAAGAGTCTGCCATCCGACTTGAAGATCAAAACTGGGAGTAA